A stretch of DNA from Oryza brachyantha chromosome 4, ObraRS2, whole genome shotgun sequence:
attattaattatttttatatcattttatttatcgttaaatatacttttacgcatatatataggtttaCCTATTGCacaaaagaatttgaataagaagaatggtcaaacgtatataaaaagtcaacggcgtcaaacatttagggacggagggagtatattggTAATTAAAACACAGTAAGTCAGATCGGGTCCCacctaattaaaaaaatcgtatCTCTTCTCGACTGcctcttgtttttttctctctaattAAATCCCCTTCGCTGCTCCCCTTTgatttcaaggaaaaaaaaccaaataaaatatttgcaaacaaaaatagtttatgaataaaatttttataaatgtgttttagtgatttaaaagttaagactgaaaaataaactacagcaaaaaaaaatcaaaatcaattttaaaattaaggtcaaaaatttaaatttgtgtttataagtataagaagaGGTGATAATACGAGGTGTCCATTTTAAGCACGTCACACCTACCAAcataaaactatttaaaaaaggTAACAatgttctttatttatttgaactCTAGTACATTTACccctgattttttaaatattattgtatTTGTATTCCACCTTACTAAACTCCAATGTATTACGTACTTACTCCAAAGTCCAAACGTGAAGTCTTTGCCCTCCGTGAATTTATAGAATACTAATTTATCAAATCTGACCACACACACCCTCATAATTCCGTGAATTTATTGCCGTATAgctatgttttgttttgtttgattgtttCCAATAAGGTAATTAATTGAACTTAAAGATATCAAAGTAATCCCACCTCAAACTTAATCTCGgaacttttgtttatatttgtggacaaatatatggagtatatatatccGGAACATGTTCTCTGGATTCCTGATAAGCATGTTTACacacttaatttaattagcaCAATAATACACtcaattatttatattgcCTTCACATAAAGCATCTTCTTATAAAGACATGGAATTATAattccattatcttaaaaacatAAAGCAGCTTCCACACCAAATTAAAGTCCAAGCTGATGAACCTCCTTCAAAGaccacatttttatttttgacgtAATTCAAAGACCACATTCATGGAGGGATCAACGGGGaagaagatcgatcgatgactCGATCGCGCGGTCGCGTGCATGGAGAGCTACATGACGGCGCAGGCGCCGTACTGCGGGCTCTCGTCGCAGAGCAGCACGGGCGGGTacgccatggccggcggcgggtacggcggcgcggggtAGCAGCGCGAGCAGGAgtggcacgacggcgaccaaTTAGCCGGGCACCCACACGCCGGCTTCGGCggctccgccggcggcggcggtggcggcggcggcggcgcaggcttGCAGTGGCACTCGCAGTGCGGGGTGGCGCAGCCGCACGGCGGacacgacggcgtcggcgggcagcgctgcggcggcgggcagtACGGGTACGAGAGCGGTATGAGCTTGCATGGCTCCGGCTTgggcttctccttctccttctccttctccggcGGCTTGATCTTGATGCACTTGATGATCTTGCCGGCCTTGCACCAGAGCACGCAGGAGAGCTTCTCGGCGTCGAAGGGGCCAGACACCACCACCGTGTCCTTCTCGTACACGATCTTCTCGATCTCGAACTCGCATCCTTCTGCCCAAGTAATTTCAGCATGCAGCTGGTACGTGTCAGCCAGCTAGCTATAAGAAATCCGAGCTGATGAGGAAGGAGATGGAGATGAAGGCGAAGATGAACATGACCTTGAATGCAGCAGAGGAGCTTCTGGATCTTGGTGCTGCAGCGGCAGCACTGCAGGTCCACGGTGATGATCAGCGTCGGCATCTGATCAGACACGAAGAGCATGCATGAGAATAAATGACATTATGGAAatcaataaatttaagttCACCAAAGAAACAAGTATGTATGCATCAAATCTGGCTATCTGTATGTACGTAGTTAGTCTCTGACCTCAGTCAGTGCAAATTAATTTCCATCAATGCATGGTATATTTGAtgaatttcaaataaattatgtctACATCCCTATATTAATTATTCCTTTTGGTGACGGAAAGATAGACTAGCATTTCTAGACTAGCATTTCTCTTCAATATGTGCAATAATTATGTATGCtcctatttactttattttttttccttgtaagTTCTAAAGTAGTCACTTATTTcagaacaaaattttgaaaacgaTTATCTATTTTAGACCAGCTACAACAAAACTCCACCCTGGCTAAGTCTCATAGGCACAGCCACACGACCCATCGACCAtctaactaactaactaaccCTAAACAACCATCAGTCTCCCATTAACACCGTACATGATTACGAAAAACTAGAAATAACATAAACATAGAAATAAGATGTCATGTCACTGAATTCCTAAAAGAATTGAAAACATATGAACGTTTCAAAACTGGTATGATGTGaatattgaatatatatatatatgtgtgtgtatatacacTGGTAGTTTCGTTTCCGGAATACcgatattgtttttatttttgcctcTACCATTCCGTTTTCATTTtcgaaaaaaatagaaacagaAATGGGGAGAGATAGTTTTCcgaccgttttcatccctactgttaattatatattgcGTAATTTTGTcattgttgaaaaaaaatacttctgTGTACgaaattatttatagttaaaattttgctaCCTTGACAGGACTtgtcaaattttacactataaaatataacacCTCCTAATATTTTCTTAAGCATGCTGTTCATATAAATTAGGATGCTTTAGATAACAGATATCAATCCATGAAGGAGGGGGGAGTACATAGAAGAAACTATAaccaccgatcgatcgagctctcACCTCTGCACCAGCTTTCAGCAGCTTAATTTCTGACCGATATATCGGAGTTGGAAGGTAGGCGCAGGAACGCCAAACTGCGACGCCCAaacgagaagagagagaaaaaaaaaagtggaggGAGATCCCGGGCGGGCGCGCGGCCGGTGAGGGAGGCAATAGTACTGTGCACGGCGTtttatactaatattttgAGGGACGGGATATTTGGTGGCGTGATCACGTCTGGACGGTTCGGAGTTCTTCGATGCGCGCAtgccctccctccctccctccctcggtTGAAAGATGAAGCCGATCGAGCGCCATGAGAGAGAAGCTCTGATATTGATGagtgcgtcgtcgtcgtccctgACATAATTCGGTGCCGGATCACATCCCCACAGCTCAGAAGCCACGGCGTTTTCAATGCTGTTGGGAGAAAACCTACATACGCCGCTCCAAGACTAGCTATCTAGAACGAAGcgaatacacatatatatacactttcgattcattattaaaagaatatattgtTCGATTGTTCATACAATATTCCTATATTAGAGATAAGCAGGTCCTTTGtcccaaaatttaattatttttagagctaAGCAccagaatttagaaaaatacgtGAGAATACTGATAGAAAAATTGTGATTGGCTGAGAAGATAATGTAGATGTGAAAATTAAATGGAGAATGACTGTGATTGATTGAAACTATAAGTTAGGTAAAGATAGCTTATTTTACagatccaaaaaaatattagaagggACTTTATAAAGGAGAACTAAAGACCCATAAATATCGATGTCTCCCTCtaaccctttcttctctctagTTTTGTTTATGAGAAGAGCTAAGGGAGGCTTCAATGGCGGGGCTAAAGCCCACCTAGCCCCGACGATAAATCCGTAGCTGATTTTAGCTTAAAGGTGGAGGACAGAAATAGCTTCGTTTTTTAACGAAATGGGTAGATAAAAAGCAGCGAGAGGCTACGGCAATGGAGAGGTCGGGTAGCTCCATGACTCCTTAATGTTTAAATCGAGTAGAAAATTAAAGATTATAGGCATCAAAAGGGCTTATCAGACAAGATTAATTATTACTCCAATGTGAAGCAAGATAAACTATTAATGTGTCATTACTTAATATTAACcattaatttttgtaaaattgatttgtttatcttttagaaaacttccaaatatttttttaggaaaaacatatagtttagcagtttattttttatttttaaaaaatatatcgtttaatagTTCGATAAGTATGTGCCTGGAATAGGTACCGGATAGCTCCTAATAGCACATTCAAACACATGTTTGATATTATCTTTTTGGTTATTTCTCTTTTGGGTAGTTCAGTTATAAGATTTAGACTCTCCGCacctatgtaaattttgaccATATATATCCACATGTGGATGAATATGGAGAACAGATCTCTATGCATTATCTTTAAAAGATGAGTAAATTACCATTTGGACCAATTTTTATTATGCAAATTTCACTTTCGGGCATACTTAAACCTATCTTGTTTTTACTTTCATTTACTTTCAACTAGcctttttacatttttatggCCAGGACGATCCAACTCTTTTTTCTAGCAATATCTACTATCTCTTTCGGCAAATATAAGGATCATATATAGACAGTGATTCGCTAACATACTAGAAACAAATACGTTGTTGACATGTATCATAAGTATTTGGGGATCAACCACGATAAAACTTAGCTTACCTAAAGTGAAAATATAGGTTTTAATACGGATCCCAAGTACTCTcttcgtcccaaaacaaatttattttcttgtttttaatataatgtttgactattcgtcttatttgaaatattttggtgattaatattttattattgttagatgataaaacatgaataatactttatacatgactatttttaaatttttcataattcttttaaataagacgaataataaAAAGTTGGACACAGATGTAACTCATATAATTTacttaacaaaatatatcacaTGATGGATGGAATGGTCGAGTCAAGCGCAGTGACACGTCGTCGTCCGTAGTCCGTCCTGTACGTATGATACATCTCTCTCTTCTACGGCAAGACAAGTCTGGTGCTGGAGAGTTGTGTTCTCACCTGTGACTGTGAGAGGGTTTAATCCTGCTAGCTACAGGATGTGTACAGATGCATCTTAATTTGATAATCGACAGGACGTACACATTTGCACGAATTGATGTAAtgcgaatttttttaaaaaaaaacctgccGGTTAATTTGGTTCGGGGATTGGTTGCTTGCGTCAAAGTTGTTGGACCATCCGTGTATGTTGTTGAACGTTTGATAGATCTTGGTCGTACGATTGTCATTAAGGGTTGCCACTTGGATAGGGCACCTGTAAAGCGGAAATGAGAAGGGGTTTCAAGGCTCaagatccttttttttttatttatgcttatacttataagtcaaaatttaaatttttgggatatttttaccataatttattttctagcatttacttttatatcgctaagtatatatatataattcataaataatttacttagcaaatatgtcatttgactttttccataaaaagacCAAACAAACACCCATCTACTAGTCTAAAGTGATTTAAACTTTGAACTCCAAGAATAATTTAGGTAGTTTTTTCAATTTGCTTTCTAAATTATCCACCATCAAAAGAggtcagagaaaaaaatgataaagaaTATTTATAAGATTGTATAAAATCCAGGATCAGCTTTGAGTTTTAATGTAATTGCATGAGTGCTAAAAATACACGTTGTACTGAAGAGAGCAAGATCAGGAGTTAGTAAGCAGCTGCTCGTAAGAAGAACAACGCAGCTGTATATAGCCATTAGCTACTGATTAACCCAACTAATATTGCAACAGTGATCAGTGTGCAGCTGCCTACTGAAGCCAACAAAACAGAGCATGGACCGATACATACACACAACACGGTGGATCAGTGCTGATGTACTGTGAGCTGTTAAAGAAGCTGAGACTGAGCTGCTCGTCCAGACCTGGCGTCCCGTGGTTGACACGACGATGTGGGCACAGGGGCCGCAGGCGCAGGGTGAGGGGAGCACGGGGGTGCACTGTTGAGTTATGATCCAAGTCTTTTGGTACGAGAGACCGACTTCAACGGAGTGAAGCGGCGGCCTGTCGACGGAGCGAAGCGAAACATATTTTATGGTTTTAGGGtttcattttatatatacctATTGTAAGTTACCATCGGCgttataactttattttgaaatagtgaaaatattttaatggcTGGCGTTCgtgattttttctcttttgctttgAAAGagtttttcacgttaaatttcatattttctatgattaATCTACCGTATTCATCGTTTATTATCGTTTATTTGCATGTTGTTTTTCTAACATGCACACGCACGGGTTGATGGACGCACGGGGCGGTGGGCGACTGAGCAAGGGCAAGGCGTCGAGGCGGCGCCGCGACCGGCTGAGAGCGAGCGCGGAGAGACGGGAGTCCGGTCCGGAGGCGGAGAGGCGTGCGCCATGCACGACGCTCCTCCACATCTTAACTACTAACCCCTACCTCTCGCTGTTGCTGGGCTAGGCCGGCCGCCCGGGGGTCGAGGAAGTGCCGCTCTCCGGGCAGTCACGGGTCCACCAGCTACATCACTGGTGagaatagtttattttcatcttttcGCTCGCGTTTActattataaaccaaaatttaaatttttattttagatttagggttgatttttggttttttaatcgtaaattattttgtaccTTTGTCTTTTAGTTTAcaatgaacatgtatataaaatttttatttacaaattattttttcttatataaatatgcctttgggtttttttttgaaaa
This window harbors:
- the LOC102699861 gene encoding protein PYRICULARIA ORYZAE RESISTANCE 21-like, translated to MPTLIITVDLQCCRCSTKIQKLLCCIQEGCEFEIEKIVYEKDTVVVSGPFDAEKLSCVLWCKAGKIIKCIKIKPPEKEKEKEKPKPEPCKLIPLSYPYCPPPQRCPPTPSCPPCGCATPHCECHCKPAPPPPPPPPPAEPPKPACGCPANWSPSCHSCSRCYPAPPYPPPAMAYPPVLLCDESPQYGACAVM